From a single Podarcis raffonei isolate rPodRaf1 chromosome 10, rPodRaf1.pri, whole genome shotgun sequence genomic region:
- the LOC128421772 gene encoding zinc finger protein 135-like gives MESGKSSTDSGKLREHQRTHMGKKQFQYRECGKNFSHRGKLTLHQRTHTGEKPFKCLECGKSFSENATLTRHQQTHTGEKPFKCMECGKSFSQSGHLNRHQQTHTGEKPFKCLECGKSFSDKGTLRRHQQTHTGEKPYKCLECGKSFIDNGKLRKHQRTHTGEKPFKCLECGKSFLFNVNLRTHRRTHTGEKPFKCLECGKSFSENGTLRRHQQTHTGEKPYKCLECGKSFSFNGNLRTHQQTHMGDKPFKCMECGKSFSDNGKLRKHQQTHTGEKPFKCMECGKSFSYKASLRLHQRTHTGEKPFKCMECGKSFSQSGQLNMHQPIHTGEKPFKCLECGKSFNDSGTLRRHQQTHTGEKTFKCMECGKSFSYKASLRLHQRTHTGEKPFKCLECGKSFLFNGNLRTHRRTHTGEKPYKCMDCGKSFKQSGHLRKHQQTHSGETI, from the exons ATGGAGAGTGGAAAAAGTTCCACTGATAGTGGAAAACTTAGagaacatcaacgaactcacatgggcaaaaaacaatttcaatacagggagtgtgggaagaacttcagtcataGGGGAAAATTAActttacatcaacggactcacacaggggagaaaccatttaaatgcctggagtgcggaaagagctttagtgagaaTGCAACACTTAcaagacatcaacaaactcacactggggagaaaccatttaaatgtatggagtgcggaaagagcttcagtcagagtggacacctcaatagacatcaacagactcacacaggggagaaaccatttaaatgcctggagtgcggaaagagctttagtgataaaggaacacttagaagacatcaacagactcacacaggggagaaaccatataaatgtttggagtgtggaaagagctttattgataatggaaaacttagaaaacatcaacggactcacacaggagagaaaccatttaaatgtttggagtgcggaaagagcttccttTTCAATgtaaaccttagaacacatcgacggactcacacaggagagaa accatttaaatgcctggagtgcggaaagagctttagtgagaatggaacacttagaagacatcaacagactcacacaggggagaaaccatataaatgtttggagtgtggaaagagcttcagtttcaatggaaaccttagaacacatcaacagactcacatgggggacaaaccatttaaatgtatggagtgcggaaagagctttagtgataatggaaaacttagaaaacatcaacagactcacacaggagagaaaccatttaaatgtatggagtgtggaaagagcttcagttacaaGGCAAGCCTTAgattacatcaacggactcacacaggggagaaaccatttaaatgtatggagtgtggaaagagcttcagtcagagtggacagctCAATATGCATCAAccgattcatacaggggagaaaccatttaaatgtttggagtgcggaaagagctttaatgacagtggaacacttagaagacatcaacagactcacacaggagagaaaacatttaaatgtatggagtgtggaaagagcttcagttacaaGGCAAGCCTTAgattacatcaacggactcacacaggagagaaaccatttaaatgtttggagtgcggaaagagcttccttttcaatggaaaccttagaacacatcgacggactcacacaggggagaaaccatataaatgcatggactgcggaaagagcttcaagcAGAGTGggcaccttagaaaacatcagcagacacacagcggagaaaccatttaa